A genomic segment from Polyangium mundeleinium encodes:
- a CDS encoding YkgJ family cysteine cluster protein — translation MAAGRTRVQYDCTKCVAFCCSIYERVEVTARDVKRLASHFGLTPEVAEKRFTVHRFGGRILRRKKDPFFGRSCKFLHPETRGCTIYEGRPQACREYPGKSRCGYYDVLQFEREIQDDPTIVPIVRLTFKKQLRDADR, via the coding sequence GTGGCTGCCGGACGAACGCGCGTTCAATACGATTGCACCAAGTGCGTGGCATTTTGCTGCTCCATCTACGAGCGCGTCGAGGTGACGGCCCGGGACGTCAAGCGGCTCGCCTCCCATTTCGGCCTCACCCCCGAGGTCGCCGAGAAACGCTTCACCGTCCACCGCTTCGGCGGCCGCATCCTTCGCCGCAAGAAAGATCCTTTCTTCGGCAGGTCCTGCAAATTCCTCCACCCCGAGACGCGCGGCTGCACCATCTACGAGGGCCGCCCCCAGGCCTGCCGCGAATACCCCGGCAAGAGCCGCTGCGGTTACTACGACGTCCTCCAATTCGAACGCGAAATCCAGGACGACCCCACCATCGTCCCCATCGTCCGCCTCACCTTCAAGAAACAGCTCCGCGACGCGGACCGCTGA
- a CDS encoding DUF4123 domain-containing protein: MDTGMNEHESPLVTTAAFADGIERLARAGRLFAAVDAADAPFVAEKAAQAGPHAAVCLYRPKDATEWADAAPYLFQVDLSTWSWLREGLAEDPSLCIFAIADTNLEGMRRHFRRYLLVQSPAGTKMNFRFYDPRVLVTWLDCCTPPELDDFYGPVSEYGIPTEDGLGALFWKRLVEGAPRRREDLLYKLRPGQMRAFAKASEERFTDRTVNFLQVQFPDAREEPRPSLKYFVADQIDRARTLHGFTTELELVTYVITAWALGGDFDTAMPAVAETLAAKHLSSGDKAAWISDFTRKLLRTLEET; encoded by the coding sequence ATGGACACCGGCATGAACGAGCACGAGTCCCCCCTCGTCACGACCGCGGCCTTCGCCGACGGCATCGAGCGCCTCGCGCGCGCGGGCCGCCTGTTTGCCGCGGTCGACGCGGCGGACGCGCCGTTCGTCGCGGAGAAGGCGGCACAAGCGGGCCCTCACGCCGCGGTCTGTCTCTACAGACCCAAGGACGCGACCGAGTGGGCCGACGCCGCGCCGTACCTCTTCCAGGTGGATCTCTCGACCTGGAGCTGGCTGCGCGAGGGCCTCGCCGAGGATCCGAGCCTCTGCATCTTCGCGATCGCCGACACGAACCTCGAAGGCATGCGGCGTCATTTCCGCCGCTACCTCCTGGTGCAGTCGCCGGCGGGCACGAAGATGAACTTCCGCTTCTACGATCCGCGCGTGCTCGTCACGTGGCTCGACTGCTGCACCCCGCCCGAGCTCGACGACTTCTACGGCCCGGTGAGCGAGTACGGCATCCCCACGGAAGACGGCCTCGGCGCGCTCTTCTGGAAGCGCCTCGTCGAGGGCGCGCCGCGCAGGCGTGAGGACCTCCTCTACAAACTGCGGCCTGGGCAGATGCGCGCCTTCGCCAAGGCCTCGGAGGAGCGCTTCACGGATCGCACGGTGAACTTCCTCCAGGTGCAGTTCCCGGACGCGCGGGAAGAGCCGAGGCCTTCGCTCAAGTACTTCGTCGCCGATCAGATCGATCGCGCGCGCACGCTGCATGGCTTCACGACGGAGCTCGAGCTCGTGACGTACGTGATCACGGCCTGGGCCCTCGGCGGCGATTTCGACACGGCGATGCCGGCCGTGGCGGAGACGCTCGCGGCCAAGCACCTCTCGTCCGGTGACAAGGCCGCGTGGATCTCGGACTTCACGCGCAAGCTTCTTCGTACGCTCGAGGAGACCTGA
- a CDS encoding right-handed parallel beta-helix repeat-containing protein, with amino-acid sequence MRVFLGAAPLVLLLACSRPASPEDHGTSAEALSGPPRMQSLASVGPARVRPAPPPGGRRFRVSPSGRDANDCSERNPCREIQRGISLATAPGDVLLVEDGEYARFTVDGLRGEPGRPITIFAVGRRALVRPDPNCKNQNACRDNIILRKSHHVVLDGISSHGAPRAAVAVFYGTNVTIRNGTFLDNGRWGIFSSFADDMTVENNEIRRSRREHGIYLSNSGDRPAIRANVLRENDGCGVQINADMRERPETDKYGKSFYDGVADGLVTGAAIERNLIFGNGGGALANNKKRKGAGINLDGVQDSIVQGNVLYDNAASGIVAFGDADGMEQDAEEDGDGRAGPKGLSIVHNTVVMPEGARNALQLRLSAGPNVVRNNILFHRDARRAGLELVTEKDAKLVESDGNVLDRVAIGDQVRSLSDWRKQLGKDGHSLSLPLARLFVDPSRGDYTLLPASPAARAATADPVDEHQDFMGKSRMRREKGHSIGACEVAPSEAPGIKGSPVGPRAHQR; translated from the coding sequence ATGCGTGTTTTCTTGGGCGCCGCTCCGCTTGTCTTGCTGCTCGCGTGCTCGCGCCCGGCTTCGCCCGAGGATCACGGCACGTCGGCCGAGGCGCTGTCCGGGCCGCCGCGAATGCAGAGCCTCGCGTCGGTCGGGCCCGCGAGGGTGAGGCCGGCCCCGCCTCCGGGCGGGCGGCGATTCCGGGTATCGCCGTCCGGACGAGACGCAAACGATTGCTCGGAGCGCAATCCGTGCCGGGAGATCCAGCGAGGCATTTCCCTCGCGACGGCGCCGGGCGACGTGCTGCTCGTGGAAGACGGGGAATACGCGCGCTTCACCGTGGACGGGCTGAGAGGCGAGCCGGGCCGGCCCATCACGATTTTCGCGGTCGGCAGGCGCGCGCTCGTCCGGCCGGACCCGAATTGCAAGAACCAGAACGCTTGTCGGGATAATATCATTCTACGGAAATCCCACCACGTCGTCCTCGACGGGATCTCGTCGCACGGCGCGCCGCGCGCCGCGGTGGCCGTGTTTTACGGGACGAACGTGACGATCCGGAACGGGACGTTCCTCGACAACGGGCGGTGGGGGATCTTTTCGTCGTTCGCGGACGACATGACGGTCGAGAACAACGAGATCCGGCGGAGCCGGCGCGAGCACGGCATCTATCTGTCGAACAGCGGCGACCGGCCCGCGATCCGCGCAAACGTGCTGCGCGAAAACGACGGCTGCGGCGTCCAGATCAACGCCGACATGCGCGAGCGGCCCGAGACGGACAAGTACGGCAAGAGTTTTTACGATGGTGTGGCCGACGGGCTCGTGACCGGCGCCGCCATCGAGCGGAACCTGATCTTCGGCAACGGCGGGGGCGCGCTCGCGAACAACAAGAAGCGGAAAGGCGCGGGGATCAACCTCGACGGCGTGCAGGACTCGATCGTGCAAGGGAACGTGCTCTACGACAATGCAGCGTCGGGCATCGTGGCCTTCGGCGACGCCGACGGAATGGAGCAGGACGCGGAGGAAGACGGGGACGGGCGTGCCGGTCCGAAGGGGCTCTCGATCGTGCACAACACGGTGGTGATGCCCGAGGGGGCGCGAAACGCGCTGCAGCTCCGATTGAGCGCGGGGCCGAACGTGGTGCGGAACAACATCCTGTTCCACCGCGACGCGCGCCGCGCGGGGCTCGAGCTCGTGACGGAGAAGGACGCGAAGCTCGTGGAGAGCGACGGGAACGTCCTCGATCGGGTGGCGATCGGCGATCAGGTGCGGTCGCTCTCCGATTGGCGAAAGCAGCTCGGCAAGGACGGGCATTCGCTCTCCCTGCCGCTCGCGCGGCTCTTCGTGGATCCGTCGCGGGGCGATTACACGCTCTTGCCCGCGTCGCCGGCGGCGCGGGCCGCGACGGCGGATCCGGTGGACGAGCACCAGGATTTCATGGGGAAATCACGCATGCGGCGGGAGAAGGGGCACAGCATCGGGGCCTGCGAGGTGGCGCCCTCGGAGGCCCCGGGGATCAAGGGGTCGCCAGTCGGACCACGCGCTCACCAGCGATGA
- a CDS encoding PAAR domain-containing protein, producing the protein MPQAARKGDLTVHGGVIAEGSPDVTIGGMAAARLLDKHVCPLHGPGPVTQTSLTVFINKVGAARVGDACTCMIPSTALGGGSGDKPEQAKWTFKADGAATKENKYATDGEDYSEKSLRDAWDKANNKAGDKAIDQVVNGRDPKDQAWKPKVAVGANKELWSASTVPKGPDGKPVDNYAQFFSGSTKGSYGANAEFEGVRNMKANAGGKAEVEGSLFAASGKAGDAKGWGEVSGEAKVLTAKADAAAGIQAEVKDGKLESAYAEASAGAGASVVEGKVAGKKTFTIPLVNLDVSIGGEASGALLTAEARASAFAGYRDGKLRMGFGAKVGALLAGLGFKFNIEIGPAEQKKEPPKAPGVPGVAGIDPIAIGCMTVLIGGVPPPYMPGAPPPDQPPGVIVDAVGIRNKSQALTLKAAKRAAAPFTPIKCDF; encoded by the coding sequence ATGCCGCAAGCCGCACGCAAAGGTGATCTGACGGTGCACGGCGGCGTGATCGCCGAAGGTTCGCCCGACGTCACCATCGGCGGGATGGCCGCCGCGCGCCTCCTCGACAAACACGTCTGCCCGCTGCACGGCCCTGGGCCCGTCACGCAGACCTCGCTCACGGTCTTCATCAACAAGGTCGGCGCTGCGCGCGTGGGCGACGCGTGCACCTGCATGATTCCCTCCACCGCCTTGGGCGGCGGCAGCGGGGACAAACCCGAGCAGGCGAAGTGGACCTTCAAAGCGGACGGGGCCGCGACGAAGGAAAACAAGTACGCCACCGACGGCGAAGACTACAGCGAGAAGTCGCTGCGCGACGCCTGGGACAAGGCGAACAACAAGGCTGGCGACAAGGCCATCGACCAGGTCGTGAACGGCCGCGATCCGAAGGACCAGGCGTGGAAGCCCAAGGTCGCGGTCGGCGCCAACAAGGAGCTCTGGAGCGCGAGCACGGTCCCGAAGGGCCCCGACGGCAAACCCGTCGACAACTACGCGCAGTTCTTCTCGGGCTCGACGAAGGGTTCGTACGGGGCAAACGCCGAGTTCGAAGGCGTTCGCAACATGAAGGCGAACGCCGGCGGCAAGGCCGAGGTCGAAGGCTCGCTCTTCGCGGCCTCGGGCAAGGCCGGCGACGCGAAGGGCTGGGGCGAGGTCTCCGGCGAAGCGAAGGTCCTCACGGCGAAGGCCGACGCGGCCGCAGGCATCCAGGCCGAGGTCAAGGACGGCAAACTCGAGTCCGCGTACGCAGAGGCGTCCGCGGGCGCGGGCGCGTCGGTCGTCGAGGGCAAGGTCGCGGGCAAGAAGACGTTCACGATCCCGCTCGTGAACCTCGACGTCAGCATCGGCGGCGAGGCTTCGGGCGCGCTGCTCACGGCGGAGGCGCGCGCGAGCGCGTTCGCGGGCTACCGCGACGGCAAACTCCGCATGGGGTTCGGCGCGAAGGTCGGCGCGCTGCTCGCGGGCCTCGGCTTCAAGTTCAACATCGAGATCGGCCCGGCCGAACAGAAGAAGGAGCCCCCGAAGGCGCCCGGCGTCCCCGGCGTCGCGGGCATCGATCCGATCGCGATCGGCTGCATGACCGTGCTCATCGGCGGTGTGCCGCCGCCGTACATGCCCGGCGCGCCCCCGCCCGATCAACCGCCGGGGGTCATCGTCGACGCGGTCGGCATCCGCAACAAATCCCAGGCGCTGACGCTCAAGGCTGCGAAACGCGCGGCTGCGCCGTTCACGCCGATCAAGTGCGACTTCTGA
- a CDS encoding type VI secretion system Vgr family protein, giving the protein MAILDLSFESGEQSLSVRHFSVHEGISTLFSANVVARSPKEDIDLESLVGKAGGLLAIGNLNVPRGWTGVVSHAEQIDVEPPTGTSLGLSTYLVRIVPTMWLLTQRKGNRIFQKMSIPDIVKKVLGEYGIEPKEKLTEPHPEHEYRVQYGETDFAFVSRLLEEEGISYWFGQVLKGNNVASELHLADAPTRGEARKPIRHAENPNQPGNNEWICRVHLAHQVRPGAAMIRDYDFEKPKFLLRGEAEKAKKEDFYEQYVYEHGAFTDDKEGKRRADILLEAERRTKRVVSYEANAFDLAPGVIFSIDNHPREDLDPGKKLLVLEALHEGTPDGEWTLSGEATFVDVPHRPAQRTTRPKINGLQSAFVVGPKGEEIYTDEYGRVRVQFHWDRDGKYDETSTCWIRVSQGWAGAAYGMMTIPRIGQEVLVGFWEGNPDEPVIVGRLYNGKNRVPYKLPDEKTKSTWKTNSSPTTGGFNEIMFEDKAGKELFFVQAQRDLSKLVKRNETERTGANRTMVVGANRSSVVGAVDTTLVGSKYTLVMAKPKDLKVEAMGSPDVEKQETMIEMVDGKITLTTGKATIVLDGATISLKADGDINLKAGGEVVIHGGPFVKINC; this is encoded by the coding sequence ATGGCGATCCTCGATCTCTCCTTCGAGTCCGGCGAGCAGAGCCTCTCGGTGCGGCACTTCTCGGTGCACGAGGGCATCTCGACGCTCTTCAGCGCCAACGTCGTCGCGCGCTCGCCGAAGGAAGACATCGACCTCGAATCGCTCGTCGGCAAGGCCGGCGGCCTGCTCGCGATTGGCAACTTGAACGTGCCGCGCGGCTGGACCGGCGTCGTCAGCCACGCCGAGCAGATCGACGTCGAGCCGCCGACGGGCACCTCGCTCGGGCTCTCCACCTACCTCGTCCGGATCGTGCCCACGATGTGGCTGCTCACGCAGCGCAAGGGCAACCGCATCTTCCAGAAGATGTCGATCCCCGACATCGTGAAGAAGGTCCTCGGCGAGTACGGCATCGAGCCGAAGGAGAAGCTCACCGAGCCGCACCCCGAGCACGAGTACCGCGTCCAATACGGCGAGACCGATTTCGCCTTCGTGAGCCGCCTGCTCGAAGAAGAAGGCATCTCGTACTGGTTCGGCCAGGTCCTCAAGGGCAACAACGTCGCGAGCGAGCTGCACCTCGCCGACGCGCCCACGCGCGGCGAAGCGCGCAAGCCCATCCGCCACGCGGAGAACCCGAACCAGCCGGGCAACAACGAGTGGATCTGCCGCGTCCACCTCGCGCACCAGGTCCGCCCCGGCGCCGCGATGATCCGCGACTACGACTTCGAAAAACCCAAGTTCCTCCTCCGCGGCGAGGCCGAGAAGGCCAAGAAGGAGGACTTCTACGAGCAATACGTCTACGAGCACGGCGCCTTCACCGACGACAAAGAGGGCAAGCGCCGCGCGGACATCCTCCTCGAAGCCGAGCGCCGCACGAAGCGCGTCGTGTCGTACGAGGCGAACGCCTTCGATCTCGCGCCGGGCGTGATCTTCAGCATCGACAACCACCCGCGCGAGGACCTCGATCCGGGCAAGAAGCTGCTCGTCCTCGAAGCGCTCCACGAAGGCACGCCCGACGGCGAGTGGACGCTCTCCGGCGAGGCCACGTTCGTCGACGTGCCGCATCGTCCCGCGCAGCGCACGACGCGCCCCAAGATCAACGGCCTGCAGAGCGCGTTTGTCGTCGGCCCGAAGGGCGAGGAGATCTACACCGACGAGTACGGCCGTGTGCGCGTGCAGTTCCACTGGGATCGCGACGGCAAGTACGACGAGACCTCGACCTGCTGGATCCGCGTGAGCCAGGGCTGGGCCGGCGCCGCGTACGGCATGATGACGATCCCGCGCATCGGCCAGGAGGTCCTCGTCGGCTTCTGGGAGGGCAACCCGGACGAACCCGTCATCGTCGGCCGCCTCTACAACGGCAAGAACCGCGTCCCGTACAAGCTGCCCGACGAGAAGACGAAGAGCACCTGGAAGACGAACAGCTCGCCGACGACCGGCGGCTTCAACGAGATCATGTTCGAGGACAAGGCGGGCAAGGAGCTCTTCTTCGTCCAGGCGCAGCGTGATCTCTCGAAGCTCGTCAAGCGCAACGAGACCGAACGCACCGGCGCGAACCGCACGATGGTCGTCGGGGCAAACCGATCGAGCGTCGTCGGCGCCGTCGACACCACGCTCGTCGGATCGAAGTACACGCTCGTCATGGCCAAACCCAAGGATCTCAAGGTCGAGGCCATGGGCAGCCCCGACGTCGAGAAGCAGGAGACCATGATCGAGATGGTCGACGGCAAGATCACGCTGACGACAGGCAAGGCCACCATCGTGCTCGACGGAGCCACGATCTCGCTCAAGGCCGACGGGGACATCAACCTCAAGGCCGGCGGCGAAGTCGTCATCCACGGCGGCCCGTTCGTGAAGATCAACTGCTAG
- a CDS encoding IPT/TIG domain-containing protein, with amino-acid sequence MRSRAKSRISLAFLISLPLAAFATGCSDDSSTTTGTTNPAGSGGSGGIGGSGGIGGMGGAGGMGGSGGSGGQEEMRGPVSFTTMPVLVARVGDPYVYASQAVQENALPGDTITYTLASKPDGMQVGPATGEVTWTPAAGQEGPQIVSLVATGPDGQSAKQDYTIEVEPAVNILGMQPAAGSAAGGELVTISGYGFVGAIGVLFGNVPAADVMVLDDGTLSVTTPAAVARTRTVTVTINGQPQATFSPGFTHLPVAASTDVTQAKLSSTLKVQGLGFDPASVEANQLAIPGRSGTRRKIVTNQAASGDLAFALGVGNSESTLATGAVAIEINGLRSNWLPLTITDASIPAELAVTGFDAAHAPGESITLTGAGFVGLQPADLAVTFSGAAAPATVTSINAAGTQAVVTVPADAVTGPIHLAATGRLPARSYVAATITGTTPVLSVLDTTPAGGAPGSALVLRGSGFAPGAAMNKVTFDGVEAVVLSAEPHRLVVEVPAVDFGPAEILIDSAGQTTNAGVFGVTGDYTILAGGGPEETEIGDGADPLLASIEGEFVTTDAANNYYIADRKRVRVLNNSSAPVTMFGKTIQPKTIQTVAQAPEGVGSVAIHPVTQDAYFATGFRIFRAKRTDGTITDYAGTASSGNGGNGGNRLSASFNGISDLAFTADGSILLVADNNNGTIRAINTTGTATTAWGVTIAADAVDQIANPGVVNPLTVTLDAEGSIYTATSLQVRKIPANRPPAGDPMYAESLHLAGGGNNSSLPAEGCPAITTSLGVNRGAVVDPVRGDLLIGSRHGLVRRVRPAGGSQAIALDESDCIDFVAGSWTAGKAIPNAGYAGDGGPAKSAAFALFSRPFVDRNGSLLVLTEGRLRRVLFDAAGNPGLVEAVAGIGPSKVDNLPGLSLRALNSLSSIRVDAANNRYVYTSDARVVAQDRTTNLLTTLAGTGYTGNTIGPNGMATTSDLATLRGVELAGDALYLLEASLPRVAKVDLATGLLSVVAGDGRAATTAEQQAAGLAATSRVAINTGAGKAVVGPSGALYFADSSYLRIINVTNQPITTFGVTLQPGYIDDVPLSLGPNISGVAFAPNGDLYVASYDSNAVRRVPAAGPFTAENVISGDSQRYGVAKPGALSDLRLNRPSDITFLPTGELVIANDFGHTLVVVEPDTNGAIGPSSLFAHVFGSGAPGRLASEGAPPLSVAPRGVRAVTVDGKDLVLIAGERVVRLATP; translated from the coding sequence CGGCGCCGGCGGCATGGGCGGCTCCGGCGGCTCCGGCGGACAGGAAGAGATGCGCGGCCCGGTCTCGTTCACCACGATGCCGGTGCTCGTCGCGCGCGTCGGCGACCCCTACGTGTACGCGTCACAGGCCGTCCAGGAAAACGCCCTGCCCGGCGATACGATCACCTACACACTCGCGAGCAAACCCGACGGCATGCAGGTCGGCCCCGCGACGGGCGAAGTCACGTGGACGCCCGCCGCCGGCCAGGAAGGGCCGCAAATCGTCTCGCTCGTGGCCACCGGCCCCGACGGGCAGAGCGCGAAACAGGACTACACGATCGAGGTCGAGCCGGCCGTCAACATCCTCGGCATGCAACCGGCCGCCGGCAGCGCCGCGGGCGGCGAGCTCGTCACGATCAGCGGGTATGGCTTCGTCGGCGCCATCGGCGTCCTCTTCGGCAACGTCCCGGCCGCCGACGTCATGGTCCTCGACGACGGCACCCTCAGCGTCACCACGCCCGCCGCCGTCGCCCGCACCCGCACCGTCACGGTCACCATCAACGGCCAACCCCAAGCCACGTTCTCCCCGGGCTTCACCCACCTTCCCGTCGCCGCGTCGACCGACGTCACCCAGGCCAAACTCTCCTCCACGCTGAAGGTCCAGGGCCTCGGCTTCGATCCGGCGTCTGTCGAGGCAAACCAGCTCGCGATCCCGGGCCGCAGCGGCACGCGCCGCAAGATCGTCACGAACCAGGCGGCCTCCGGCGACCTCGCCTTCGCGCTCGGCGTCGGCAACTCCGAGTCCACGCTCGCGACCGGCGCCGTCGCCATCGAGATCAACGGCCTCCGCTCGAACTGGCTCCCCCTCACGATCACCGACGCGTCGATCCCCGCCGAGCTCGCGGTCACAGGCTTCGACGCGGCCCACGCGCCCGGCGAGAGCATCACCCTCACGGGCGCCGGCTTCGTCGGCCTCCAGCCTGCGGATCTCGCCGTCACCTTCTCCGGCGCTGCCGCGCCTGCGACCGTCACCTCGATCAACGCGGCCGGCACGCAGGCCGTCGTGACCGTCCCCGCGGACGCCGTCACCGGCCCGATCCACCTCGCTGCCACGGGCCGCCTGCCCGCGCGAAGCTACGTCGCCGCCACGATCACCGGCACCACGCCCGTGCTCTCCGTGCTCGACACGACCCCGGCCGGCGGCGCGCCCGGCAGCGCGCTCGTCCTCCGCGGGTCGGGCTTCGCCCCGGGCGCCGCGATGAACAAGGTCACGTTCGACGGCGTGGAAGCCGTCGTCCTCTCCGCGGAGCCCCATCGGCTCGTCGTCGAGGTCCCCGCGGTCGACTTCGGCCCGGCCGAGATCCTGATCGATTCGGCCGGACAAACCACGAACGCCGGCGTCTTCGGCGTCACGGGGGATTACACGATCCTCGCCGGCGGCGGCCCCGAGGAGACCGAGATCGGCGACGGCGCGGATCCCTTGCTCGCCTCGATCGAAGGCGAGTTCGTCACGACCGACGCGGCCAACAACTATTACATCGCCGATCGCAAGCGCGTCCGCGTCCTCAACAACAGCTCTGCGCCCGTCACGATGTTCGGCAAGACGATCCAGCCGAAGACCATCCAGACCGTCGCGCAAGCGCCCGAGGGCGTCGGCTCCGTCGCGATCCACCCCGTCACGCAGGACGCGTATTTCGCCACGGGCTTCCGCATCTTCCGCGCCAAGCGCACCGACGGCACCATCACGGACTACGCCGGCACCGCGTCGAGCGGCAACGGCGGCAACGGCGGAAATCGCCTCAGCGCGAGCTTCAACGGCATCAGCGACCTCGCCTTCACGGCCGACGGCTCCATCCTGCTCGTCGCGGACAACAACAACGGCACGATCCGCGCGATCAACACCACGGGCACGGCAACGACGGCCTGGGGCGTCACGATCGCGGCCGACGCGGTTGATCAGATCGCGAACCCCGGCGTCGTCAACCCGCTCACCGTCACCCTCGACGCCGAGGGCAGCATCTACACGGCAACCTCGCTCCAGGTCCGCAAGATCCCTGCGAACCGCCCGCCGGCCGGCGATCCGATGTACGCCGAGAGCCTGCACCTCGCGGGCGGCGGCAACAATTCGAGCCTGCCCGCCGAGGGCTGCCCTGCGATCACCACATCGCTCGGCGTCAACCGCGGCGCCGTCGTCGATCCAGTCCGCGGCGACCTGCTCATTGGCAGCCGCCACGGCCTCGTGCGCCGCGTTCGCCCTGCCGGCGGCAGCCAAGCGATCGCGCTCGACGAGAGCGACTGCATCGATTTCGTCGCCGGGAGCTGGACCGCCGGCAAGGCCATCCCGAACGCCGGATACGCGGGTGACGGCGGCCCTGCCAAGAGCGCCGCGTTCGCGCTCTTCTCGCGCCCCTTCGTCGATCGGAACGGCTCGCTCCTCGTCCTCACCGAGGGCCGCCTGCGCCGCGTCCTCTTCGACGCCGCGGGGAATCCGGGCCTCGTCGAAGCCGTCGCCGGCATCGGCCCCAGCAAGGTCGACAATCTCCCCGGGCTCTCCCTCCGCGCGCTGAACAGCCTGAGCTCCATCCGCGTCGACGCGGCGAACAACCGCTACGTCTACACCTCGGATGCGCGCGTCGTGGCGCAGGATCGCACGACGAACCTGCTCACGACCCTCGCGGGCACGGGCTACACCGGCAACACCATCGGCCCGAACGGCATGGCCACGACCTCCGATCTCGCCACCCTGCGCGGCGTCGAGCTCGCGGGCGACGCGCTTTATCTGCTCGAAGCGAGCTTGCCGCGCGTCGCGAAGGTCGACCTCGCGACGGGCCTGCTGTCCGTCGTCGCGGGCGACGGCCGCGCCGCCACGACCGCCGAACAGCAGGCCGCGGGACTCGCTGCGACCTCGCGCGTCGCCATCAACACGGGCGCGGGCAAGGCGGTCGTCGGCCCGAGCGGCGCGCTCTACTTCGCCGATTCGAGCTACCTCCGCATCATCAACGTCACGAACCAGCCCATCACCACCTTCGGCGTCACGCTCCAGCCCGGCTACATCGACGACGTTCCGCTCAGCCTCGGCCCGAACATCAGCGGCGTCGCCTTCGCGCCGAACGGCGATCTTTACGTCGCCTCGTACGATTCGAACGCCGTGCGCCGCGTCCCTGCCGCGGGCCCCTTCACGGCGGAAAACGTCATCTCCGGCGACAGCCAGCGGTATGGCGTCGCCAAACCCGGCGCCCTCTCCGACCTGCGCCTCAACCGCCCGAGCGACATCACCTTCCTCCCCACGGGCGAGCTCGTCATCGCGAACGACTTCGGCCACACGCTCGTCGTCGTCGAGCCCGACACGAATGGCGCGATCGGGCCTTCGAGCCTCTTCGCGCACGTCTTCGGCAGCGGCGCGCCGGGCCGCCTCGCGAGCGAGGGCGCGCCGCCCCTCTCCGTCGCGCCGCGCGGCGTCCGCGCCGTCACCGTCGATGGAAAGGACCTCGTCCTCATCGCTGGTGAGCGCGTGGTCCGACTGGCGACCCCTTGA